One window of Pseudacidobacterium ailaaui genomic DNA carries:
- a CDS encoding Orn/Lys/Arg decarboxylase N-terminal domain-containing protein, which translates to MEQGRWVLLIASEAGGTDSVADQAMERLVQAIQEEGYRVVRTSTPEDGLALVTSDPSYSAILLDWDLPENNQFDERAALRIVRAVRRRNKKLPIFLIADRTLVSELPLEVVKQVHEYIHLFGDTPAFIANRVDFAVERYHEQLLPPYFRELVKYTDQGAYSWDAPGHMGGVAYLKHPVGMAFHKFFGENLLRSDLGISTSQLGSWLDHIGPPAESERNAARIFGADWTFYVLGGSSTSNQIVGHGVIAQDEMVLADLNCHKSICHSLTVTGARPVYFKPTRNGFGMIGLVPLARFRPENIQEQISKSPFLAGAVSKNPSYAVVTNSTYDGFCYDVNAVVEELKKSVPRVHFDEAWYAYAKFHSLYRGRFAMDVPDEMPDRPLLFAVQSTHKMLPAFSMASMIHVKLSPRAPLEFDQFNESFMMRGTTSPFYPMIASIDVATAMMDEPAGSTLMMETIEDAISFRKAMASVAHRLKAEEGGGWFFGMFQPDTVTDPETGEVYRFEDAPDDLLSESPQCWTLKQGESWHGFRDEDIANDYVLLDPTKVTILTPGIDAQGRMADWGIPAAILTAFLDARRVEIARTGDYTILTLFSVGTSKGKWGSLLETLFEFRRLYDTEAPLNEALPQLVAKYPERYGMMDLKQLSDEMHAAMKELNLPGLLQEAFDIDLPQVMTPSQAYQKLIREGTEKVRLTEMPGRISAVMLVPYPPGIPMCMPGERLGDANSPTIRFLLALEEFGRRFPGFEREVHGIEVDSEGNFWMRGIIETPGKKTNGRSKPRTHPSSRVAK; encoded by the coding sequence ATGGAACAAGGCCGCTGGGTCCTGCTGATTGCAAGCGAAGCAGGCGGGACGGATTCTGTAGCAGACCAGGCCATGGAGCGCCTGGTGCAGGCAATCCAGGAAGAAGGTTACCGTGTCGTGCGCACCTCAACGCCGGAGGACGGTCTGGCGCTGGTGACGTCCGACCCGTCGTACAGCGCCATTTTGCTGGACTGGGACCTGCCGGAGAACAACCAGTTTGATGAGCGCGCTGCGCTGCGGATTGTCCGTGCGGTGCGGCGCCGGAACAAGAAACTGCCCATCTTCCTGATTGCAGACCGCACACTGGTCAGCGAGCTGCCGCTGGAAGTGGTCAAGCAGGTCCACGAGTATATCCATCTTTTCGGGGACACGCCTGCTTTCATTGCGAACCGCGTGGATTTCGCAGTGGAGCGCTACCACGAGCAGCTGCTGCCGCCCTATTTCCGGGAGCTGGTGAAATACACCGACCAGGGAGCATATTCGTGGGACGCTCCGGGACACATGGGAGGGGTGGCATACCTGAAGCATCCGGTGGGCATGGCCTTCCACAAATTTTTTGGCGAGAACCTGCTGCGCTCTGACCTGGGTATCTCTACGTCGCAGCTGGGGTCATGGCTGGACCATATCGGTCCTCCGGCCGAATCGGAGCGGAATGCGGCGCGCATCTTTGGCGCGGACTGGACCTTTTACGTTCTGGGGGGATCGTCTACTTCAAACCAGATTGTGGGACACGGCGTGATTGCGCAGGATGAGATGGTGCTGGCAGACCTGAACTGCCACAAATCCATCTGTCACTCGCTGACGGTCACCGGGGCGCGGCCCGTGTATTTTAAGCCGACGCGCAACGGCTTTGGCATGATCGGGCTGGTCCCTCTGGCGCGTTTCCGTCCGGAGAACATCCAGGAGCAGATCAGCAAAAGTCCGTTTCTGGCCGGGGCCGTTTCAAAGAACCCCAGCTATGCGGTCGTCACCAATTCGACCTATGACGGATTTTGTTATGACGTCAACGCAGTGGTAGAAGAGCTGAAGAAAAGCGTGCCGCGGGTGCATTTTGATGAGGCCTGGTATGCTTATGCGAAATTCCATTCGCTTTATCGTGGACGTTTTGCCATGGACGTACCGGATGAAATGCCGGACCGTCCGCTGCTGTTTGCAGTGCAGTCCACGCACAAGATGCTGCCGGCCTTTTCGATGGCCTCGATGATCCATGTGAAGCTAAGCCCGCGCGCGCCGCTGGAGTTTGACCAGTTCAATGAATCATTCATGATGCGGGGCACTACGTCGCCCTTTTATCCCATGATTGCCTCGATTGACGTGGCCACGGCGATGATGGATGAACCGGCCGGGTCCACTCTGATGATGGAGACCATTGAGGACGCCATCAGCTTTCGCAAGGCGATGGCGTCGGTGGCGCACCGTCTGAAGGCCGAGGAAGGCGGAGGCTGGTTTTTCGGGATGTTCCAGCCGGACACGGTGACGGACCCGGAGACGGGAGAGGTCTATCGCTTTGAGGACGCACCGGATGATCTGCTTTCGGAATCACCCCAATGCTGGACCCTGAAGCAGGGTGAAAGCTGGCACGGCTTTCGGGACGAAGACATCGCCAACGATTATGTCCTGCTCGACCCGACGAAGGTCACGATCCTGACCCCGGGAATTGATGCGCAGGGAAGAATGGCGGATTGGGGCATTCCGGCGGCGATCCTGACGGCGTTTCTGGATGCGCGCCGGGTAGAAATTGCCCGCACGGGCGATTACACGATCCTGACGCTGTTTTCTGTGGGCACCAGCAAGGGGAAGTGGGGCAGTTTGCTGGAGACGCTCTTTGAGTTTCGCAGACTTTACGATACCGAGGCCCCGCTCAATGAGGCCCTGCCGCAGCTTGTGGCCAAGTATCCGGAGCGCTACGGCATGATGGACCTGAAGCAGCTCAGCGACGAGATGCACGCCGCCATGAAGGAGCTGAACCTGCCTGGGCTGCTACAGGAGGCCTTCGACATTGATCTGCCCCAGGTAATGACGCCCTCGCAGGCCTATCAGAAGCTGATCCGCGAAGGTACGGAGAAGGTGCGGCTTACCGAGATGCCCGGACGCATCTCCGCCGTCATGCTGGTGCCGTATCCGCCGGGGATTCCGATGTGTATGCCGGGTGAGCGGCTGGGAGATGCCAATAGCCCGACCATCCGGTTTCTGCTGGCGCTGGAGGAATTCGGCCGGCGCTTCCCGGGCTTTGAACGCGAGGTGCACGGCATCGAGGTGGACAGCGAGGGCAATTTCTGGATGCGCGGGATCATTGAAACTCCGGGAAAGAAGACCAACGGAAGAAGCAAGCCGAGGACGCATCCATCCTCCCGGGTTGCAAAGTAA
- a CDS encoding MBL fold metallo-hydrolase encodes MVRMTVLASGSKGNSAIVATSRTRILVDAGLSCRELFKRMRSVNEDPEALDAILITHEHQDHVQGLSVTARKLGIPVYFTEATHRAWMRWMTPRKRLTYAAWLEERKQEAKKKKAEAEARGLEPDADSANPFYRERELAECAAEEEELSTGEKQQTADPCALPAVEYFRAGSQFSIGDITVNAFTIPHDAIDPVGFVFQAEGIRIGIATDLGYMPPNVSLQLRGCDVLMLESNHDLEMLRDGPYPWSVKQRVMSRVGHLSNDAAASFLESHYDGQASYIVLAHLSESNNLPELARLAAERALRERMTLLGNKLVLAEQNTAIGPILL; translated from the coding sequence ATGGTCCGGATGACGGTGCTCGCCAGTGGTTCCAAAGGTAACAGCGCCATTGTCGCCACCTCCCGGACACGCATCCTCGTGGACGCCGGACTTTCCTGCCGCGAGCTTTTCAAGCGGATGCGCTCCGTCAACGAAGACCCCGAAGCGCTGGACGCCATCCTGATTACCCACGAACACCAGGACCACGTTCAGGGACTTTCTGTCACCGCGCGCAAGCTGGGCATTCCGGTCTATTTCACAGAGGCCACCCATCGCGCATGGATGCGTTGGATGACGCCCCGCAAGCGTCTCACCTATGCCGCCTGGCTTGAAGAGCGCAAACAAGAAGCCAAAAAAAAGAAGGCAGAAGCAGAGGCCCGCGGCCTGGAACCAGATGCAGACTCCGCCAACCCCTTCTATCGTGAACGGGAACTGGCCGAATGTGCCGCCGAGGAAGAGGAGCTCAGCACAGGAGAAAAGCAGCAGACCGCCGACCCCTGCGCCCTTCCTGCCGTCGAGTATTTCCGCGCCGGCAGCCAGTTTTCCATTGGCGACATCACCGTCAATGCCTTCACCATCCCGCATGACGCCATCGATCCTGTAGGATTTGTCTTTCAGGCAGAAGGGATACGCATCGGCATCGCCACGGACCTCGGCTACATGCCCCCCAACGTCAGCCTGCAACTGCGCGGCTGTGATGTCCTCATGCTGGAATCCAACCATGACCTGGAAATGCTGCGCGACGGCCCGTATCCCTGGTCTGTCAAACAGCGCGTCATGTCCCGTGTCGGTCACCTGTCAAATGACGCCGCCGCCAGTTTTCTGGAATCGCATTACGACGGCCAGGCGTCTTATATAGTGCTGGCCCATTTGTCGGAAAGCAATAATTTGCCGGAGCTGGCAAGGCTGGCCGCAGAGCGCGCCTTACGGGAGCGTATGACGTTGCTGGGAAACAAGTTGGTCCTGGCCGAACAAAATACGGCAATAGGACCGATTCTGCTCTAG
- the hfq gene encoding RNA chaperone Hfq translates to MDNKPAQNIQDTFLNTVRKDKTPITIYLVSGVKLTGRIRSFDKYSVLLENNNQEQLIFKHAISTVVSTRAVLHTEHKGPATHTATQPAAANSVPTAEQQSA, encoded by the coding sequence ATGGACAACAAGCCGGCACAAAATATTCAGGACACATTTCTCAATACGGTCCGGAAAGACAAAACCCCCATCACGATCTATCTGGTAAGCGGAGTAAAACTTACTGGCCGGATCCGTTCTTTTGACAAGTATTCCGTGCTGCTGGAGAACAATAACCAGGAACAGCTCATCTTCAAACATGCGATTTCCACTGTGGTGAGCACGCGGGCCGTGCTGCATACGGAGCACAAAGGCCCGGCGACGCACACCGCGACGCAGCCCGCCGCTGCCAACAGTGTTCCCACGGCGGAACAGCAGAGCGCCTGA
- the hflX gene encoding GTPase HflX gives MEELHRAKDRVLLVAVEFSARRAALLPSALLAREVRKLAEPAPATQAREVPAAGELLMEFRELVLSAGAEIAGEFVQRRPKPDPATLIGSGKVRELAGVVAATGANAALFDHDLTPTQLRNLEAALPCRVLDRTQLILDIFARHARTREGQLQVELAQLEYLLPRLAGRGKAMSQLGGGIGTRGPGETQLETDRRKLQRRIVQLKHDLEAVRRVRGQQRQRREAVPVPTVALVGYTNAGKSTLLMR, from the coding sequence GTGGAGGAGCTTCATCGCGCAAAAGACCGCGTTCTTTTGGTAGCGGTGGAGTTCTCCGCGCGCCGTGCGGCCCTGCTGCCTTCAGCGCTGCTTGCGCGTGAGGTCCGAAAGCTGGCCGAGCCCGCACCAGCGACCCAGGCCCGGGAGGTCCCGGCCGCCGGCGAGCTCCTGATGGAATTCCGCGAACTGGTGCTCAGCGCTGGAGCGGAAATCGCGGGCGAATTTGTCCAGAGGCGGCCGAAGCCGGATCCTGCCACGCTGATTGGCAGTGGCAAGGTAAGAGAACTGGCCGGTGTGGTTGCCGCGACAGGGGCCAATGCGGCCCTATTTGATCACGATCTGACGCCAACCCAGCTGCGGAACCTGGAAGCAGCACTCCCCTGCCGTGTTCTTGACCGGACGCAGTTGATCCTTGACATTTTTGCCCGCCATGCGCGCACGCGCGAAGGGCAGCTGCAGGTGGAACTGGCGCAGCTGGAATACCTGCTGCCGCGACTGGCCGGGCGGGGAAAAGCGATGTCGCAGCTTGGCGGCGGCATCGGTACCCGCGGGCCGGGGGAAACGCAGCTGGAAACGGACCGGCGCAAACTTCAGCGGCGCATCGTGCAATTGAAACATGACCTGGAAGCGGTGCGGCGTGTACGCGGCCAACAGCGGCAGCGGCGTGAGGCGGTCCCGGTGCCGACTGTGGCGCTGGTGGGATATACCAATGCGGGCAAGAGCACGCTTTTAATGCGCTGA
- a CDS encoding GTPase: MFATLDPKLKAVVLPSRRKVLLSDTVGFIRNLPHTLVSSFRATLEEVQKAEVLLHVRDASSPARDEHKAEVEKVLAELEAVNKPCIEVMNKVDLLSAEERETAASGGGVLVSARMREGLDALLARLDEALVGDPVMEQTMIVPQSRGDVLAALEAGAVIREREFRDNAVRMQLAGPASLLGRYREFREKAKTDRASGSGGDSQMPGPSDPEPGHRW, encoded by the coding sequence ATGTTTGCCACGCTGGACCCCAAGCTCAAGGCCGTGGTCCTGCCTTCGCGGAGGAAGGTCCTGCTGTCAGATACGGTGGGTTTTATTCGGAACCTGCCGCATACTCTGGTCAGCTCCTTCCGCGCGACGCTGGAAGAGGTGCAGAAGGCTGAAGTGCTGCTGCATGTGCGGGACGCCTCCAGTCCGGCGCGCGATGAGCACAAGGCGGAGGTAGAAAAAGTGCTGGCGGAGCTGGAGGCTGTGAACAAGCCCTGCATTGAGGTCATGAACAAAGTGGACCTGCTTTCTGCTGAGGAGCGCGAGACGGCAGCATCCGGCGGCGGGGTCCTAGTCTCAGCCAGAATGCGGGAGGGCCTGGATGCTCTGCTGGCCCGGCTAGATGAGGCCCTGGTGGGGGACCCGGTGATGGAGCAGACCATGATCGTGCCGCAGTCGCGCGGGGACGTTCTGGCGGCGCTTGAAGCGGGCGCGGTCATTCGGGAGCGGGAGTTTCGCGACAATGCGGTGCGGATGCAGTTGGCCGGGCCGGCGTCGCTTCTGGGCCGTTATCGGGAATTCCGGGAAAAAGCAAAAACGGACCGAGCATCCGGGAGCGGTGGAGATTCCCAGATGCCCGGTCCGTCGGACCCTGAACCGGGTCATAGGTGGTAA
- the mraY gene encoding phospho-N-acetylmuramoyl-pentapeptide-transferase: MLYWLLYQKLFPYFRPFRIFRYLTFRTAFASLTALLIALIIGPYVIEKLREFQIGQYIREEGPKEHQKKAGTPTMGGVLICIAILLPTLLWADLSNPFVWLVIGSTVAFGAIGFADDYIKVVKRRNLGLTARAKMGYQVLASLAIAISLVFMQMQGIYSTKLMVPFVKWLKPDFAIEALRHVPHFGLVAFLPFIVFTVLVIVFSSNAVNLTDGLDGLAIGCTIIAAGALTVLTYVSGHVVFADYLELQRMPMVGELSIFCGSMVGASIGFLWYNAHPAEVFMGDVGSLALGGAIGTVAVAIKQELLLPFIGGIFVLEALSVILQVGSYKLRKKRIFKMAPLHHHFELMGWSESKVIARFWIGALVFALLALTTLKLR, translated from the coding sequence TTGCTCTACTGGCTTCTTTATCAGAAACTTTTCCCTTACTTCAGACCCTTTCGCATCTTCCGGTATCTGACCTTCCGCACCGCCTTTGCATCTCTGACGGCGCTGTTGATTGCGCTCATCATCGGCCCGTATGTCATTGAAAAACTGCGGGAGTTTCAGATTGGACAGTATATCCGTGAGGAGGGGCCGAAGGAGCACCAGAAGAAGGCGGGAACGCCCACGATGGGTGGTGTGCTCATCTGCATTGCGATTCTGCTGCCGACGCTGCTCTGGGCCGATCTGTCGAACCCGTTTGTCTGGTTGGTGATCGGCTCCACGGTGGCCTTTGGCGCCATTGGTTTTGCCGATGACTACATCAAAGTGGTCAAGCGGCGGAACCTGGGACTGACGGCGCGGGCCAAGATGGGGTATCAGGTCCTGGCCAGCCTGGCGATCGCCATTTCTCTGGTTTTCATGCAAATGCAGGGCATCTACTCCACCAAGCTGATGGTGCCTTTTGTGAAGTGGCTGAAGCCGGACTTTGCAATTGAGGCGCTGCGGCATGTTCCGCATTTTGGGCTGGTGGCGTTTCTGCCCTTCATTGTGTTTACGGTGCTGGTGATTGTGTTTTCCAGCAATGCTGTGAACCTTACGGACGGGCTGGACGGGCTGGCCATCGGCTGTACGATTATTGCCGCCGGTGCGCTGACCGTGCTGACGTATGTCAGCGGGCATGTGGTGTTTGCCGATTATCTGGAGTTGCAGCGGATGCCCATGGTAGGCGAGCTCTCCATCTTCTGCGGCTCGATGGTGGGGGCGAGTATTGGCTTTCTGTGGTACAACGCACATCCGGCCGAGGTGTTTATGGGCGACGTGGGATCGCTGGCGCTGGGCGGGGCCATCGGGACGGTCGCTGTTGCCATCAAGCAGGAGCTGCTGCTGCCCTTCATCGGCGGAATCTTCGTTCTGGAGGCGCTCTCGGTAATTCTGCAGGTGGGCAGCTACAAGCTGCGCAAGAAGCGCATTTTCAAGATGGCCCCGCTGCATCATCACTTTGAGCTGATGGGCTGGTCAGAATCAAAAGTAATTGCACGCTTCTGGATCGGGGCGCTGGTGTTTGCACTCTTGGCGCTCACCACATTAAAGCTGCGCTGA